In one Brevibacillus choshinensis genomic region, the following are encoded:
- a CDS encoding ABC transporter permease translates to MAAVRELCKSLVQPILAVMIGLLTGAVVIAAVGESVVGTYQEMWKGAFGSFYFFTSTMARATPIMLIALGLALAFRAGVFNMGAEGQMVLGAISATLVAIYLPAPGIVKMLVGIIVGITVGGLWSLLAGYMEAKFRIPLLISTLLFNYIAVLFASYLVSDPFQDRTGSAALAQTVMLDKSAWLPKLFAGMSVHAGFFFAIAAALLLFWVIRFTPFGYEVKMLGQNPLFARYGGINQIKVMLTGMFASGGLAGLAGTVEVLGSHYRFVDGALTVPNFAWTGMMATLLANSNPIGIIFTSILLAAFQTGAMGVERNTEVPLEVASVIQAVLILFISAKFSYDWWKKRKVKGGESHGAA, encoded by the coding sequence ATGGCAGCAGTCAGAGAGCTGTGTAAGTCGTTGGTTCAGCCGATCCTGGCAGTCATGATCGGGCTGTTGACCGGAGCGGTAGTAATTGCAGCAGTAGGTGAATCGGTCGTGGGCACCTATCAGGAAATGTGGAAGGGGGCATTCGGCAGCTTTTACTTCTTCACTTCCACAATGGCACGCGCGACGCCGATTATGCTGATTGCACTCGGACTGGCTTTGGCCTTTCGCGCAGGGGTATTTAACATGGGGGCCGAGGGACAGATGGTGCTTGGAGCCATCAGTGCGACATTGGTCGCGATCTACTTGCCAGCGCCGGGTATCGTGAAAATGCTGGTAGGTATCATCGTGGGGATTACCGTGGGCGGACTCTGGTCGCTACTGGCAGGGTACATGGAGGCAAAATTCCGCATTCCCCTACTCATCTCCACATTGCTTTTCAACTATATTGCTGTGCTGTTTGCCAGCTATTTGGTGAGCGATCCGTTTCAGGACCGGACGGGATCTGCTGCTCTCGCGCAGACCGTAATGCTGGACAAGAGTGCGTGGCTACCCAAGCTGTTTGCAGGGATGAGCGTTCACGCGGGATTTTTCTTCGCGATTGCAGCCGCTCTACTATTGTTTTGGGTGATTCGCTTTACGCCCTTCGGCTATGAGGTCAAGATGCTCGGTCAAAACCCGTTGTTTGCCCGGTATGGAGGGATTAACCAGATCAAGGTCATGCTGACCGGTATGTTTGCCAGCGGAGGCTTGGCTGGACTGGCAGGAACGGTAGAAGTGCTCGGTTCCCACTATCGATTTGTGGATGGGGCGTTGACAGTGCCCAACTTTGCCTGGACGGGCATGATGGCTACACTACTCGCCAATTCCAATCCGATCGGCATTATTTTTACTTCGATTCTTCTGGCTGCGTTCCAGACAGGGGCAATGGGTGTCGAGCGAAATACGGAGGTTCCGCTGGAGGTGGCTAGCGTCATTCAGGCGGTACTCATCCTATTTATTTCTGCCAAGTTCAGCTATGACTGGTGGAAAAAACGGAAGGTAAAAGGGGGAGAATCGCATGGAGCTGCTTGA
- a CDS encoding DUF3298 and DUF4163 domain-containing protein, translated as MELNRLPVTVMTRTIKNPSTTIYYPQLSGLSNQQAELQINRSLLQTVQGLIHEQQRVQVQGNTQMQGSYEIKNNQRGIFSATLNNYAYTPQMAHGMTFLGSVSADVDTGKIFSLRDLFKPGSDYIKVLSDRVKAQIKQRQIPTLGNFTTIKPDQDFYLADKTLVIYFQLYEITPYYVGFPMFPISVYDLEPIINEAGPLSILAAD; from the coding sequence GTGGAATTAAACCGTTTGCCCGTCACCGTCATGACGCGTACGATCAAGAATCCTTCCACCACCATCTACTATCCACAGCTGTCCGGGCTTTCCAATCAGCAGGCTGAGCTGCAAATCAATCGCTCCCTGCTGCAAACCGTCCAAGGACTGATTCACGAGCAACAAAGAGTCCAGGTCCAAGGAAATACCCAAATGCAAGGCAGCTATGAGATCAAAAACAATCAACGCGGCATTTTTAGCGCCACTCTCAATAACTACGCCTACACGCCGCAGATGGCTCATGGGATGACCTTCCTCGGGTCTGTCTCGGCAGATGTCGACACGGGGAAAATCTTTTCCTTGAGAGACCTTTTCAAACCAGGAAGTGATTACATCAAGGTCTTGTCTGACAGGGTCAAAGCACAGATCAAGCAAAGACAAATCCCGACGCTGGGCAATTTCACGACGATCAAGCCTGACCAAGACTTTTATCTCGCGGACAAAACATTGGTCATCTACTTTCAGCTCTATGAAATCACTCCGTACTACGTCGGGTTCCCCATGTTTCCGATTTCCGTGTACGATCTGGAGCCCATCATTAATGAAGCAGGGCCACTCAGCATCCTGGCAGCTGATTAA
- a CDS encoding methyl-accepting chemotaxis protein yields the protein MLQLVRNTLTNKEGFMIFVLWNHLWMAGLIAFQENVNFWLVSSLGLLVTLIVSPYYFIRRNSTVIRYLVAIGLMFYAISFDHFSSDQEVAFLAFIVMGFLAAYLDWKLVVFAGISQIIATLVGFYTGTYQIFTGEYTEINLAVRIVAILMMMAAVTYLCLAGQASLGKANWARREAEEKEQRLKEMLEHIQMMTEQLDRTTEHVHEHAEGTKRNTDDMMIAFKEVATGMESQANSTVKIEEEVQSIDQEIVAVTTQTSAMKSESDQSNLRLVESIGMMSELSNQMEQIVQAVTIAASTIHQLNRQANRVEEIVGAINQIATQTNLLALNAAIESARAGEHGRGFAVVADEVRKLAEQSATATQEITEILKSLHQESENAVQHISNGESSVAKGQELAMKTVASIEAVRAGMVTFLAAAEHVRSSMDRVKMRSGEVAVEMSTITAVTEESVANLEELFATAENQHQKVREITEELGELNTLSHRLQQTFQDK from the coding sequence ATGCTTCAGTTGGTGCGCAACACCTTGACCAACAAGGAAGGCTTCATGATCTTTGTTTTATGGAATCATTTATGGATGGCCGGACTGATTGCTTTCCAGGAAAATGTGAATTTCTGGTTAGTCAGTTCGTTAGGATTGCTGGTGACCCTGATCGTATCACCGTATTATTTCATTCGCAGGAACAGCACCGTAATCCGATATCTTGTCGCGATTGGACTCATGTTTTATGCCATTTCATTCGATCATTTTAGCTCCGACCAGGAAGTAGCTTTTCTCGCATTTATCGTAATGGGTTTTTTGGCAGCGTATTTGGACTGGAAGCTGGTCGTGTTTGCAGGTATTTCGCAGATCATTGCCACACTGGTAGGCTTCTACACGGGAACCTATCAGATCTTTACCGGCGAGTACACCGAAATCAATCTCGCTGTTCGGATCGTAGCCATTTTGATGATGATGGCGGCGGTGACGTACCTTTGCCTGGCAGGACAAGCATCTCTCGGCAAAGCCAACTGGGCGAGACGAGAGGCAGAGGAAAAAGAACAGCGCTTGAAGGAAATGCTAGAGCACATCCAGATGATGACTGAACAGCTGGATCGCACGACCGAGCATGTGCATGAACATGCAGAAGGGACGAAGCGCAATACCGACGATATGATGATCGCCTTCAAGGAAGTCGCGACAGGCATGGAGTCTCAGGCGAATTCTACGGTGAAGATCGAGGAGGAAGTGCAGTCCATCGATCAGGAAATTGTCGCCGTTACCACGCAAACCAGTGCGATGAAGAGTGAATCCGACCAGAGCAATTTGCGTTTGGTAGAGAGCATCGGGATGATGAGTGAACTCTCCAACCAGATGGAGCAAATCGTACAAGCCGTTACTATTGCGGCCTCGACGATTCACCAGCTCAATCGTCAAGCCAATCGAGTCGAGGAAATAGTGGGAGCCATCAATCAGATTGCTACACAGACCAATCTGTTGGCGTTGAATGCCGCTATCGAGTCGGCTCGGGCAGGAGAGCATGGACGAGGGTTTGCCGTAGTAGCTGATGAAGTACGCAAGCTGGCCGAGCAAAGTGCCACTGCAACTCAGGAGATCACGGAAATATTGAAATCTCTTCATCAGGAAAGCGAAAATGCCGTCCAGCATATCAGCAATGGAGAATCGTCGGTAGCCAAAGGCCAAGAGCTGGCTATGAAAACAGTGGCATCGATTGAAGCTGTACGCGCGGGAATGGTCACCTTCCTAGCAGCAGCGGAGCATGTACGCTCGAGTATGGATCGAGTCAAAATGCGCTCAGGTGAAGTGGCAGTCGAGATGTCGACGATTACAGCAGTAACGGAGGAATCCGTAGCGAATCTGGAAGAACTGTTTGCTACTGCGGAGAATCAACACCAAAAAGTGCGGGAAATCACAGAAGAGCTGGGCGAGCTCAACACGTTGTCGCATCGCCTGCAGCAGACATTTCAAGATAAATAA
- a CDS encoding BMP family protein: MKKLLLALTTFAVLAAGCSAGGSAPADKPEGQAAGQEGAAKKRIALILPEKIGVNPFFQQMDEGAKKAGQEFGAEVKSIESTDHGAIEENLRVAVAENYDLIITSSFEAEDALKKVAAENPDRNFAIIDTVVDLPNVRSVTFREQEAAYLMGAAAGLATKTNKVGMVVAMDIPLLKKWTGGFQEGMKATNPNAEFLVNYVGSFTDPAKAKELALLQASKGADFINGAAAVGDLGVFEAAKEKGFYTSGQDVDRTTIDPEHIVLSQLKGTDAAAYETVKSFVEGSLKPGVVTYGLKEKGVGVTYVTHESKTPLNAFIGQEVVDKVKAINDEIVAGTRKVPDSF; the protein is encoded by the coding sequence ATGAAGAAACTATTGTTGGCATTGACCACATTTGCCGTATTGGCAGCAGGATGCTCCGCTGGAGGAAGCGCACCAGCTGATAAACCAGAAGGACAAGCAGCAGGACAAGAGGGAGCGGCGAAAAAACGCATTGCCTTGATCCTGCCAGAGAAAATCGGGGTCAACCCATTCTTCCAGCAAATGGATGAGGGTGCCAAGAAAGCCGGTCAAGAGTTTGGTGCAGAAGTAAAAAGCATCGAGTCTACCGATCATGGAGCGATTGAAGAGAATCTTCGCGTAGCGGTGGCAGAAAATTACGATCTGATCATCACTTCTTCTTTTGAAGCAGAGGATGCGTTGAAAAAAGTAGCAGCAGAAAATCCGGATCGCAACTTCGCGATCATTGATACCGTAGTAGATTTGCCAAACGTCCGCAGTGTTACCTTCCGTGAGCAGGAAGCAGCGTACTTGATGGGTGCAGCTGCTGGATTGGCTACCAAAACAAACAAAGTCGGCATGGTTGTAGCGATGGATATTCCCCTCCTGAAAAAATGGACAGGCGGATTCCAAGAGGGCATGAAAGCAACCAATCCAAACGCCGAGTTCCTCGTGAACTACGTGGGCAGCTTCACTGACCCGGCAAAAGCGAAAGAACTGGCATTGCTCCAAGCTTCCAAAGGCGCTGACTTCATTAACGGTGCGGCAGCTGTAGGCGATCTGGGCGTTTTTGAGGCAGCGAAGGAAAAAGGCTTCTACACTTCCGGCCAAGACGTTGACCGTACAACTATCGATCCAGAGCATATTGTTCTTTCCCAGCTGAAAGGCACTGATGCAGCAGCGTACGAAACTGTGAAGTCTTTTGTCGAAGGCTCTCTGAAGCCAGGCGTAGTGACCTATGGATTGAAAGAAAAAGGTGTGGGCGTAACCTATGTGACCCACGAAAGCAAAACGCCGCTGAACGCTTTCATCGGCCAAGAAGTAGTAGACAAGGTGAAGGCTATCAATGACGAGATCGTAGCAGGTACACGTAAAGTTCCTGACTCGTTCTAA
- a CDS encoding NAD(P)/FAD-dependent oxidoreductase, which translates to MKKYDVIVVGAGPAGIFTCYELTRTRPDAKVLLIDKGHDIYGRRCPILEEKIKLCPPPAGKKDFAGCLPACSITSGFGGAGAYSDGKFNITTEFGGWMTDYLSPSTVLNLIKYVDSINLEHGATEVITDPTTETIKGIEQRGYAAGLKLLRAQVRHLGTEQNLQILQSIFEHLKGRIDMMFKTEVEDIITVKGEAGHEVKGVTLKNGEEYESDFVVIGPGRDGSAWLTSILKKRRLKMYNNQVDVGVRVETSDVVMREINEHLYEGKFIFNTSVGTRVRTFCSNPSGHVVVENHSGVMAANGHSYKDPALGSTNTNFALLVSHTFTEPFDKPNEYAREICKRANDLSNGGVIVQKFGDIMRGRRSTDSRIREGFLEPTLKEAVPGDLGLVLPYNTMKSLVEMVEALDKVTPGIASEHTLFYGVEAKFYSARPKLTEEFETEIKGLFCGGDGAGITRGLAQAGAAGVWMARNMVKRFQ; encoded by the coding sequence ATGAAGAAGTACGATGTGATCGTGGTAGGAGCAGGTCCAGCAGGGATTTTTACATGTTATGAGCTGACGCGAACAAGACCAGACGCCAAGGTGCTTTTGATTGACAAAGGGCACGACATCTACGGCAGACGCTGTCCGATTTTGGAAGAGAAAATCAAGCTCTGTCCACCGCCAGCAGGGAAAAAAGATTTTGCAGGTTGTCTGCCAGCCTGTTCGATCACGAGCGGTTTCGGCGGTGCTGGTGCTTACAGTGACGGGAAATTTAACATTACGACGGAATTTGGCGGTTGGATGACGGATTATCTCAGTCCTTCCACTGTACTCAATCTGATCAAATACGTGGATTCGATCAATCTCGAGCACGGGGCGACAGAAGTGATCACAGATCCTACAACAGAGACAATTAAAGGTATCGAACAGCGTGGCTATGCAGCGGGTCTCAAGCTGCTGCGTGCTCAGGTGCGCCACCTGGGAACAGAGCAAAACCTGCAAATTCTGCAATCGATCTTTGAGCATCTCAAGGGCCGAATCGATATGATGTTCAAGACAGAAGTGGAAGACATCATCACGGTCAAGGGTGAAGCCGGGCACGAAGTCAAAGGGGTCACGCTGAAAAACGGGGAAGAGTACGAGAGCGATTTTGTTGTGATCGGACCGGGGCGGGATGGCTCGGCTTGGCTGACGAGTATCTTGAAAAAACGCCGTTTGAAGATGTACAACAATCAGGTGGATGTAGGGGTGCGCGTCGAGACCTCCGACGTGGTCATGCGTGAGATTAACGAGCATCTGTATGAAGGGAAGTTCATTTTCAACACATCCGTAGGTACTCGAGTCCGCACATTCTGTAGCAATCCATCCGGGCATGTCGTTGTGGAAAACCACAGCGGGGTCATGGCGGCAAATGGTCACTCGTACAAAGACCCGGCTCTAGGTTCGACCAATACCAACTTTGCGCTTTTGGTCTCCCATACCTTTACAGAACCGTTTGACAAACCAAACGAATATGCTCGGGAAATTTGCAAGCGGGCGAATGATCTGTCCAACGGTGGGGTGATCGTGCAAAAGTTCGGCGATATTATGCGCGGCCGCCGTTCTACCGACTCGCGTATTCGGGAAGGATTCCTGGAGCCGACGCTGAAGGAAGCTGTACCGGGTGACCTCGGACTGGTGTTGCCGTATAACACCATGAAAAGCCTGGTCGAAATGGTTGAGGCACTGGACAAAGTGACACCAGGTATCGCGTCTGAGCACACCCTGTTTTACGGTGTCGAAGCCAAGTTCTACTCCGCTCGTCCGAAATTGACGGAGGAATTCGAGACGGAAATCAAAGGTCTGTTCTGTGGCGGCGATGGAGCGGGCATCACTCGCGGACTCGCACAAGCAGGAGCAGCGGGTGTCTGGATGGCCCGCAATATGGTCAAACGATTTCAATAG
- a CDS encoding amino acid deaminase/aldolase, translating to MRDYRYYQSAFAGVPMPFAFVDLDLLEENAQQIRLQSNGKQIRIASKSIRSVDILKHLLQLDECFTGIMCYSGPEVLHLCAQDLDQLLVGYPIWEKSWLMAIASEVKNGRMITLMIDSPSHVDHVEQIAKQAGVCLPVCIDADMSSDVWGFHFGVWRSSIRSLEGALDVVRRVGASDHLYLDGIMGYEAQIAGVGDRYPHQFLKNTVVRLLKQHSVKEVAERRAMLVGAIKDLGIAPRFVNGGGTGSLHLTGREEAVTEVTAGSGFYSPALFDYYQDFRFHPAAGFALEIVRQPTANIYTCAGGGYIASGSPGKDRLPIPYLPEKIKLLPNEGAGEVQTPIRYRGTEKLSLGDPIFFRHAKAGELCERFSRLYCVSGGKVVREVNTYRGDGLCSL from the coding sequence ATGCGGGATTATCGCTATTATCAGTCTGCCTTTGCCGGAGTTCCGATGCCTTTTGCCTTTGTCGATCTCGATCTGCTCGAGGAAAACGCGCAGCAAATTCGACTCCAAAGCAATGGGAAACAGATCCGAATTGCCAGCAAATCGATTCGAAGCGTCGACATCCTCAAGCATCTTTTGCAGCTAGACGAGTGCTTTACCGGGATTATGTGCTACTCCGGTCCGGAGGTTCTCCATTTGTGCGCCCAAGACTTGGACCAACTGCTCGTGGGCTACCCGATCTGGGAAAAGAGCTGGCTAATGGCGATCGCTTCCGAAGTGAAGAACGGTCGTATGATTACGCTGATGATCGATTCCCCCTCGCATGTTGATCATGTGGAACAGATCGCCAAACAGGCTGGGGTTTGTCTCCCTGTCTGTATCGATGCTGATATGTCCTCTGATGTGTGGGGATTTCATTTCGGGGTGTGGCGTTCCTCGATTCGTTCACTGGAAGGAGCTTTGGACGTCGTTCGCCGTGTAGGCGCATCCGACCATCTCTATCTCGATGGCATCATGGGATACGAGGCACAGATTGCAGGGGTGGGTGACCGTTATCCCCATCAATTCCTCAAGAACACGGTAGTTCGCCTGCTCAAGCAGCATTCTGTGAAAGAAGTTGCCGAGCGCCGTGCCATGCTTGTCGGGGCGATCAAAGATTTGGGCATTGCCCCTCGTTTCGTGAATGGAGGCGGTACAGGCAGTCTTCACCTGACTGGGAGAGAAGAGGCTGTCACCGAAGTTACGGCTGGCTCAGGCTTTTACTCCCCTGCCCTTTTCGATTATTATCAGGACTTCCGGTTTCACCCAGCAGCTGGCTTTGCTCTGGAAATTGTCAGACAGCCCACCGCAAACATCTACACGTGCGCAGGTGGCGGCTACATCGCTTCGGGATCTCCGGGAAAAGACAGGCTACCCATTCCTTATTTACCGGAAAAGATCAAGCTGTTGCCCAATGAAGGCGCTGGAGAAGTACAGACGCCGATCCGCTATCGCGGAACTGAAAAACTGTCGTTAGGCGATCCGATCTTTTTCCGCCACGCCAAAGCCGGAGAGCTGTGTGAGCGATTTTCACGACTGTACTGTGTCTCGGGTGGAAAAGTGGTTCGAGAAGTGAACACCTACAGGGGGGACGGGTTATGCTCACTTTGA
- a CDS encoding MarR family winged helix-turn-helix transcriptional regulator, with protein sequence MQYYGHKVSQTARVFSKKLNGVLSPKGLYSSQWGILMCLHYRSTLTQVQISNYLNVEAPTITRTLTRLEEMGWVIRAEGEDKRERYVSLSPQAVEKFPEWLEAAVHLENAALRDISEEDLATFNRVLKKMNDNLNNVQA encoded by the coding sequence ATGCAATATTACGGACATAAAGTCAGTCAAACTGCCAGAGTCTTCAGTAAAAAACTGAACGGGGTTCTCTCTCCAAAGGGCCTATACAGCTCTCAATGGGGAATCCTCATGTGCCTTCACTACCGCAGTACGTTGACGCAAGTTCAAATCAGCAACTATCTGAACGTGGAAGCGCCAACGATCACCCGGACGTTGACCCGTTTAGAAGAAATGGGCTGGGTCATCCGTGCAGAAGGGGAAGATAAACGGGAGCGTTACGTCTCGCTTTCCCCCCAAGCCGTTGAGAAATTCCCGGAATGGCTGGAAGCCGCTGTCCATTTGGAAAATGCCGCTTTGCGAGACATTTCTGAAGAAGATTTGGCTACCTTTAACCGCGTACTGAAGAAAATGAATGACAATCTAAACAACGTACAGGCTTAA
- a CDS encoding D-arabinono-1,4-lactone oxidase, giving the protein MLTLSQQTKLWKNWAGNVQSRPQQVALPESVEDVVSIVNDCRRTGKHIRVVGSGHSFSRLVQTDDCLLSLERLQGVYAVDSDQHTVEVWAGTNLKDLGQLLYEHGYSQENLGDINAQSIAGAVSTGTHGTGIRFGSISTQVVGMTVVTAAGEVLECSEGQQPDLFRALQVSLGLLGILVRIRLRVVPTYRLRYRSVRMPLNECLASLDAFREDHRHFEFYAFPYSNTAQVKFMDETTELTNVNQTWSYVKKMVMENAVFWLLSESCRLIPSLCKPVSRLSAQAVPTVDESGYSHRLFATPRLVRFYEMEYSVPAEKMKDVVEELLQAIEQDQFAVHFPIECRYVKQDDIWLSPAHGRDSAFIAVHMYKGMQHQPYFERMESIFQRHGGRPHWGKMHTMKSDQLHLVLPHLADFLALRSQLDPDGLFVNPFLSELFGISPRR; this is encoded by the coding sequence ATGCTCACTTTGAGTCAGCAGACAAAGCTCTGGAAAAACTGGGCAGGAAATGTACAGAGTCGGCCACAGCAAGTCGCGCTACCAGAATCCGTAGAAGATGTCGTTTCGATAGTGAATGACTGCAGGCGGACCGGAAAACACATCCGCGTCGTCGGTTCCGGGCATTCCTTTTCTCGCCTGGTGCAGACGGACGATTGCCTGCTATCACTTGAACGACTTCAAGGAGTGTATGCCGTCGATTCTGACCAGCATACGGTCGAGGTATGGGCAGGTACGAACCTGAAAGATCTCGGCCAGCTATTGTACGAGCATGGCTACTCCCAGGAAAATCTGGGCGATATCAATGCCCAATCCATTGCAGGTGCCGTAAGTACAGGTACACATGGTACAGGTATTCGCTTTGGCAGCATCTCTACGCAAGTGGTCGGTATGACGGTAGTGACTGCCGCAGGTGAAGTGCTGGAATGCTCCGAGGGCCAACAGCCTGACCTGTTTCGTGCGTTGCAAGTATCGCTCGGCTTACTCGGCATCCTCGTCCGGATTCGTCTCCGGGTCGTTCCCACTTATCGCCTTCGCTATCGCAGTGTCCGCATGCCGCTGAATGAATGTCTCGCGTCTCTCGATGCGTTCCGGGAAGATCATCGACATTTTGAGTTTTATGCCTTCCCCTACTCGAATACAGCTCAGGTCAAATTTATGGACGAGACAACAGAGCTGACTAATGTGAACCAGACGTGGAGCTACGTGAAAAAGATGGTAATGGAAAACGCCGTCTTCTGGCTCTTGTCTGAAAGCTGCCGACTGATCCCTTCCTTATGCAAGCCCGTTAGCAGACTCTCCGCCCAAGCGGTCCCGACTGTCGATGAGAGCGGGTATAGTCACCGCCTGTTTGCTACCCCTCGCCTGGTGCGTTTCTATGAAATGGAGTACAGTGTACCTGCTGAAAAGATGAAAGACGTCGTCGAGGAATTACTCCAGGCGATCGAACAAGATCAATTCGCTGTTCATTTCCCCATCGAATGCCGTTATGTGAAACAAGACGATATCTGGCTCAGTCCCGCTCATGGGAGAGATAGCGCCTTTATTGCCGTCCACATGTACAAAGGCATGCAACATCAACCGTATTTTGAACGAATGGAGTCCATTTTTCAGCGTCATGGTGGCAGACCGCACTGGGGGAAAATGCATACGATGAAATCCGACCAGCTGCACCTTGTCCTCCCTCACCTCGCAGATTTTCTCGCACTCCGCTCTCAGCTCGATCCGGATGGACTATTCGTTAATCCTTTTTTATCTGAATTATTCGGCATTTCACCTCGCAGATAA
- a CDS encoding ABC transporter ATP-binding protein — MTHRLEMKQMTKKYGEFTANDNVSFTLEAGEVHAIVGENGAGKTTLMRMLYGMEQPTSGEIVLNGKRVAFRGPNDAIQSGIGMVHQHFMLFGEFSVAENIVIGYEPKQAGFFQRAEAVEKVRALSEQYRIPIDPQAKVSVCSVGEQQRVEILKVLYQGAEIIVLDEPTAVLTPLEVKDLLQTIRHLAASGKSVILITHKLQEVMEVSDRITVLRGGRVTGNVSRNETNVDDLARLMVGRELEQLSQRVPLDGKRLLHVDQVTMREKQTLLDNVSFAVHHGEIVGIAGVSGNGQSELLQAINGLRPVQEGKIHLGSADVTNKSVETIRKAGVAHIPEDRYLWGTAKQESVEENALMGYQRKPEFYRRGVILRDAFRQVVRGWVDRFAIKTGSRQLQELAGNLSGGNLQKLIVARELGQETPLLIAAEPTRGVDIGAMEYIHQALIEKRNSGDGILLVSSELSEILALSDRILVMYKGRIAGELARSEATEEKISVLMAGGNVHGSSQRAV; from the coding sequence ATGACGCATCGCTTGGAAATGAAGCAGATGACCAAGAAATACGGCGAATTTACCGCCAATGATAACGTGTCGTTCACCCTGGAGGCAGGCGAGGTTCACGCGATTGTCGGGGAAAATGGAGCAGGGAAAACGACGCTGATGCGGATGCTGTACGGGATGGAACAACCGACATCGGGCGAGATCGTGCTGAATGGCAAGCGGGTTGCTTTCCGTGGTCCAAATGACGCGATTCAGAGTGGGATCGGCATGGTGCATCAGCACTTCATGCTTTTTGGAGAGTTTAGCGTGGCAGAAAACATCGTCATAGGATACGAGCCCAAGCAGGCTGGTTTTTTCCAACGCGCAGAAGCAGTGGAAAAAGTGCGTGCTTTGAGCGAGCAGTACCGGATTCCCATCGATCCACAGGCAAAAGTGTCTGTCTGCTCGGTCGGAGAACAGCAACGGGTAGAGATTCTCAAAGTATTGTACCAGGGAGCGGAAATCATCGTGCTGGATGAACCGACCGCTGTATTGACTCCACTGGAGGTCAAGGATTTGCTGCAAACGATCCGCCATTTGGCTGCAAGCGGAAAAAGCGTCATCCTGATTACCCACAAGCTGCAGGAAGTAATGGAAGTGTCGGATCGAATCACTGTCTTGCGTGGTGGACGTGTGACTGGGAACGTTTCCCGGAATGAGACGAATGTGGACGATCTGGCGAGGTTGATGGTGGGCAGAGAGCTGGAGCAGTTGAGTCAGCGTGTCCCACTGGATGGGAAGCGACTGCTGCACGTGGATCAGGTAACCATGCGAGAGAAGCAGACATTGCTGGATAACGTCAGCTTTGCCGTTCACCATGGGGAGATCGTGGGGATCGCAGGTGTATCTGGCAACGGACAGTCGGAATTGCTGCAGGCAATAAATGGCTTGCGACCTGTTCAGGAAGGGAAGATCCATTTAGGTAGTGCTGATGTGACCAACAAGTCAGTGGAAACCATCCGAAAGGCTGGAGTGGCGCACATTCCTGAAGACCGCTATCTGTGGGGAACGGCCAAGCAAGAGAGCGTCGAGGAAAACGCTCTGATGGGCTATCAACGCAAGCCGGAATTCTATCGACGCGGCGTAATTTTGCGCGACGCGTTTCGTCAGGTGGTACGAGGCTGGGTGGACCGTTTTGCGATCAAAACAGGCTCCCGACAGCTGCAGGAGCTGGCAGGAAACCTATCGGGCGGAAACTTGCAAAAGCTGATCGTGGCGAGAGAGCTGGGGCAGGAAACGCCTTTGCTGATTGCCGCTGAGCCGACTCGTGGCGTAGATATTGGAGCGATGGAGTACATCCATCAGGCACTTATTGAAAAACGGAACAGTGGCGATGGCATTTTGCTCGTCTCGTCTGAGTTGTCCGAAATTCTCGCTTTGTCAGACCGCATTTTGGTCATGTATAAAGGGAGAATCGCTGGTGAACTGGCAAGATCAGAAGCAACAGAAGAAAAAATCAGCGTGTTGATGGCAGGAGGAAACGTTCATGGCAGCAGTCAGAGAGCTGTGTAA